A single window of Enoplosus armatus isolate fEnoArm2 chromosome 22, fEnoArm2.hap1, whole genome shotgun sequence DNA harbors:
- the mcat gene encoding malonyl-CoA-acyl carrier protein transacylase, mitochondrial produces MLASVAVSVTAASRGKVRSLVSLGRRLSTNQPGSPNGTHHPPPETPSPLPDREPPAVKQWRPRKDPSACSVLLFPGQGSQFVGMGRGLLKYPNVKEMFTVAQKILGYDLLALCLEGPEEELMKTVHCQPAVFVTSLAAVERLNHENPKAIETCVAAAGFSVGEFAALVFSGAMNYAEALYAVKVRAEAMQKASEVIPSGMLSVIGRPQAQYKHACLQAKEHCTSLGIKEPVCSVANYLFPDGRVIAGHQQALNFLQQNSRRLQFMRSKPLPVSGAFHTELMESATEPLREVLRQVEVRRPEINVYSNVDGKRYMNESHVRRQLVKQLVSPVKWEQTLHEIYERMQGKKFPHTYEVGPGKQLGATLQMCNRKAFKDYAHVEVTTYEG; encoded by the exons ATGTTGGCGTCAGTGGCTGTCAGCGTGACAGCAGCCTCCAGAGGCAAGGTcaggtctctggtctctctggGTAGGAGACTGTCCACCAACCAGCCTGGCTCCCCGAATGGAACCCACCACCCTCCGCCCGAaaccccctctcctctcccggATAGAGAGCCGCCCGCGGTGAAGCAGTGGAGACCCAGAAAAGACCCCAGCGCCTGCTCCGTACTCCTCTTTCCCGGCCAGGGCAGCCAGTTTGTGGGCATGGGTAGAGGACTTTTGAAGTACCCTAACGTTAAAGAAATGTTCACGGTAGCCCAGAAGATCCTCGGGTACGACCTGCTGGCTCTGTGCCTGGAGGGGCCCGAGGAGGAGCTGATGAAGACGGTTCACTGTCAGCCGGCTGTGTTTGTCACCTCGCTGGCTGCGGTGGAGAGGCTCAACCACGAAAACCCCAAG GCCATCGAGAcgtgtgttgctgctgcaggtttCAGTGTTGGAGAATTTGCTGCCCTGGTTTTTTCTGGTGCCATGAATTATGCAGAAG CTCTGTATGCGGTGAAGGTGCGTGCAGAGGCCATGCAGAAAGCATCAGAGGTGATTCCCAGTGGGATGCTGTCAGTCATCGGTAGACCACAGGCCCAGTATAAACATGCCTGTCTGCAGGCTAAAGAGCACTGCACAAGTCTGGGCATTAAGGAGCCGGTCTGCTCTGTGGCCAACTATCTGTTCCCTGATGGCAGAGTCATCGCAGGGCACCAACAG GCTCTAAATTTCCTCCAGCAAAACTCAAGACGTCTCCAGTTCATGAGGAGCAAACCTCTCCCAGTCAGTGGGGCTTTTCACACTGAGCTGATGGAGTCAGCTACTGAACCCCTCAGAGAGGTGCTCAGACAGGTGGAG GTCCGTCGTCCTGAGATCAACGTGTACTCCAACGTGGACGGCAAGCGCTACATGAACGAGAGCCACGTGCGCAGGCAACTGGTGAAGCAGCTGGTGTCGCCTGTGAAGTGGGAGCAAACTCTGCACGAGATCTACGAGAGGATGCAGGGGAAGAAGTTCCCTCACACCTACGAGGTCGGTCCGGGAAAGCAGCTCGGTGCCACACTACAGATGTGTAACAGGAAGGCCTTCAAAGACTATGCACATGTGGAAGTCACCACTTATGAAGGCTGA
- the bik gene encoding bcl-2-interacting killer, with amino-acid sequence MVEQSRQPRRVVSLQAGPGEVDTLFDVNLRINDRAARVFGHQLAVIGDQLNQEWASRQPNWLPTPLHMLRPAQALTRNIYRQLWGFQGLSAAVKAWIASTAPGQGILRADAWAAWVSNLKPVTCTGWTRGALVTVALVAAVTIFGALWVEWKA; translated from the exons ATGGTGGAACAATCAAGACAGCCGAGGCGCGTCGTCTCCCTCCAGGCTGGACCTGGTGAGGTGGACACCCTGTTTGACGTGAACCTCAG GATCAATGACAGGGCTGCACGGGTCTTTGGGCACCAGTTGGCTGTAATTGGAGACCAGCTGAACCAGGAATGGGCCAGCAGACAGCCAAACTGGCTACCAACTCCTCTCCACATGTTGAGACCCGCTCAGGCACTGACCAGGAACATCTATCG TCAGTTATGGGGTTTCCAGGGCCTGTCTGCGGCAGTGAAGGCCTGGATAGCCAGCACTGCGCCTGGGCAGGGGATCCTCAGAGCTGACGCCTGGGCAGCCTGG gTGTCAAATTTGAAACCCGTTACCTGCACTGGCTGGACCAGAGGAGCACTGGTGACTGTGGCACTGGTGGCTGCAGTGACCATCTTCGGTGCACTATGGGTGGAATGGAAAGCTTAA